The Blautia luti nucleotide sequence GGTTAAATGATCCTCTGATCGTTCAGTATTTCAATTGGCTAAAACAAATTGTCACCGGTGATTTGGGCTATTCTTTTGGTGGACAGAGTATAGCTTCAATTGTAGCAGTGCGATTGCCATATACACTGGAATTGTCTGGATATGCGTTGGTTTTCAGTACAATTATTGGTGTGGCCATTGGAATTTTCAGTGCAGCAAGACAAAATGGAGTGGTGGATTATGTGGGAAGAGTTTTTGCAGTTCTCGGTCAGGCAGTGCCACAGTTTTTAGTTGGAATTATTTTGATACAGATTTTTTCTATCAAGTTAGGTTGGTTCCCTTCCGCAAACCGAGTCAGTCCAGATGCAACTAATAAAATATATGATGCGTTTATTCACTTATTTTTACCAGTACTGACGCTTACCATCGGTATGGTAGCGGTGTTGATGCGATACGCTCGAAATACTATGTTGGATGTGATGAATAGTGATTACATCCGTACAGCCAGATCAAAGGGAATTCCAGAGTGGAAGGTTTATATGAAACATGGCTTTCGGAATGCCATGAAACCGGTATTGATTATTGTTATGTTTAGAATTCCAGTGTTGATAGGTGGATCAGTGGTTATTGAGTCAGTATTTTCTTATCCTGGAATTGGATTGACAATGACTAATGCCATTGTATCTAATGATTATCCAACTGTTATGGTTATTACATTGATTATTGCAGCAGTAATGTTGATTTGTTCTTTTATGGTGGATGTCTTAAACGCGCTGCTAGATCCGCGTGTACGATTAAGTGAATAAAGGGAAGAGGGGTTATATGGAAAATACAAAGACAGTAAGTATTAAAAAACAGAATAAAAGTGCGGCCTCTTCTCTAATGAAGAAAAACATTCGTAAATTTATGAGAAACAAGCTGGCGGTTCTGGGACTGGTTATTGTAGTAGCCATGACTGTTGCTAGTATTATGAGCATGGTATTGAAAGTGGATTATTCTACACCAGATTTGCAAAATATGAAAGTAGGGCCTGGTACGAATGGGCATATTTTAGGCACAGATACTATTGGAAGGGACTTATTTGCCAGAGTGTTGTTTGGGGGATGCTACTCTATTTTTATTGGCGTATTTTCATCAATAATGTCTGGCATTATTGGAGCAGTATTAGGGGCAGTTGCGGGATATTTTGGAGGTCGAGCAGATAAATTTTTGGTTAGGGTATCTGAATTGTTTCAAACTTTTCCCCAACTGGTACTTGTGATGATGCTGGTGGCTATTTCTGGCACAAGGGGAATGGCAAATATCATTATGATTTTTACTTTTACGGGTTGGATGACCACTTTCCGTATGGTAAGAAACGAGTTTATGAGTATCAAGTCGGAAACCTATGTCAAAGTTTGTGAGGCTTTTGGGATGGGAAGAATTAATATTATGTTTAAGCAGATTCTTCCAAATGTAATGACTCCAATCATTGTATCTACTACAACTAATGTGGCAGTATATATTCTTCAGGAAGCTACATTAAGCTTCATTGGACTTGGAATCTCTGACCAGACACCTACATGGGGAAATATTCTAAATGCTGCTAAAAGCGTAGCTGTAGTGACAAATCAGTGGTGGATATGGGTATTTCCGGGATTAGCAATTACGTTATTTGTACTTGCAATCAATTTTCTGGGGGATGGTATCCGAGATGTCATGGATGCAAAACAGCAGTAAGGAGGAACTTCATGGATAATCAGAAAATTATATTAAATGTTGAAAATCTTAATACAACGTTTATATCTGATAAAAAAGAAATTAAAATTGTAAAAAATGTTTCCTTTCAGGTAAAAAGGGGAAAGGCACTTGCTGTTGTAGGAGAATCTGGCTGTGGAAAAAGTGTGACCATGAATTCTATCATGCGTTTTCTGGGGAAAAATGCGATTGTGAAAGCAGACAACATTCAGTATAATGCATTGCATGATGGAAAAGTGACAGAGTATCATCTTGAAAGTATTACCAAACCAAATGGATCAGAAATGCGTTCATTAAGGGGACCGGATTTAGCCATGGTCTTTCAGGACCCTATGTCAAGTCTGAATCCTGTCTATAAGGTAGGAGATCAGGTAGCAGAGGGACTTTTACAGCATAATAAAGGAATGAAAAAAGCAGAGGCAAGGGAAAAAGTTTTGGAAATGTTCCGTAAATTGGGAATTCCAGATCCAGAAGAACGTATTGACTGCTATCCGCATCAATTTTCAGGCGGTATGAAACAGCGAGTGGTAATTGCGATTGCCATGATTTGTAATCCAGAACTAATTATTTGCGATGAACCGACTACGGCACTGGATGTAACTATTCAGGCCCAGATTATGGAGCTTCTTAAATCTCTTCAGGTAAACGAAGGAAAATCTATTATTCTGATTACACATAATATGGGTCTTGTAGCAGAAATGGCAGATGAAGTCTGCGTTATGTATATGGGACGTGTGGTAGAATTTGGAAGTCTTGAAGATATTTTTGATCATACCAGTCACCCTTATACAAAAGCTCTTTTACGCAGTGTGCCGGTGCTTGGTTTGGGTGATAATCAGAAGTTGGAGACGATTCCTGGAGTTACGCCAAACCCAGTTGACTTGAAAGAGGGATGCGAATTTGCTGATCGTTGTTCTGAATGTATGGAAAAATGTCGTAGAGGAAAAATTCCAATGTTTGAAGTCAGTATCGGGCATAAAGTTCGTTGTCTGAAATATGATTCTTATCCGGAGGTGAAATAAAATGGAAACGGAAAAGAAGGAGGTAATTTTTAAAATCAAAAATCTGAAAACCTGGTTTCCTATTAAAAAGGGGCTTATGAAAAAAATAGTAGGGAATGTAAAGGCTGTGGATGATGTCAGCATTGAGGTGTATAAAGGAGAAACACTGGGAATAGTAGGAGAATCTGGCTGTGGAAAATCAACCTTTGGAAAGACTGTTATGATGCTTGAGAAACCTACAGACGGAGAGGTTTTATTTAATTATAACGGTGAGTATAAAGATGTTACAAAATTTACTAAGAATGAAATGTTTGAGTTCAGAAAAAAAGTACAGATGGTTTTCCAAGATCCATACTCTGCATTGAATCCGCAGAAAAAGATTTATACTTCTTTTGAAGAACCCTTAAAAACGCATGGGGTGAGTTCTGTGGAAGAACGGGAAAAAATTATGAATCGTGTATTGAAAATGGTTAATATTCAGCCGGATTATCTGATGCGTTTTCCACATGAATTTTCTGGAGGACAGCGCCAGCGTCTGTGTATTGCAAGAGCACTGGAAGTAACACCGGAAGTTCTTATTTGTGATGAACCGGTATCTGCACTAGATGTCTCAATTCAGGCACAGGTACTGAACTTGATGAAAGAAATTCAGAAAGAGATGAATCTTACCTATCTGTTTATTGCTCATGATCTTTCTGTTGTTCAGTATATGTCGGATCGTATCATGGTTATGTATCTTGGAAAAATTGTGGAAGTAGCAGATTCCAAAGCTTTATATGATGAGCCATTACATCCTTATACAAAGGCTCTGATTTCCGCAATTCCTGTAGCAGATATACATTACAAAAAGAAACGCCAGGTACTGGAAGGAGAAGTACCTAGCCCAATTCACAAACCAAGTGGTTGTGCATTTCACAATAGGTGTCCTTACTGCATGGATATCTGCAAAAAAGAAGATCCTGCTCTTCGTTATCATGGAGCAGACGGACACATGACTGCGTGTCATTTATATGATGGAAGTGAGGTAAATGCATGATTTATACAGATTTGAATAATCTTGAACGTTATCTTGGAATGAGAAAACATCTGGATACAGCGATTCATTATATTAAAGAACATTCTCTAAATGATCTGAAAAAGGGATGCAATGAAGTTGATGGTGATTTTGCATTTATCAATTGTTTTGAATACGAAACATTACCGGAAGAAAAAACATTCTTTGAAGCTCATGAGAAATATGCCGATATCCATATGGTGATTTCCGGAGAAGAAAAGATGGGTGTTAGTGATATGTCTCTGATGACAGTGACAGCAAAAGATGAAGAAACGGATTCCATTGAATGCCATGGTCCGGTTGAACATTACATGGATTTGACACCTGGAAAAGTGTTGATCGTATTTCCTGAAGATGCTCATAAAGTGAAAATTATGAAAGATCAAGTTACACAGGTAAGAAAAGCAGTTGGAAAAGTACTGGTTACAGAGTAAATAGAAAAGGGATATAGGAAAGAATAGGAGGACTAAGAAGATGAAGGACATTACAAAATATCAGGGAATTATTCCGGCTTTTTATGCATGCTATGATGACAATGGAGAAATCAGCCCGGAGAGAGTAGAAGCTCTTATCAGACATCTGATTGCAAAAGGCGTGAAAGGTGTTTATGTAGGCGGTTCTTCAGGAGAGTGTATTTATCAGAGCGTTGCAGACAGAAAGCTGGTTTTGGAACATGTAATGAAGGCGGCAGAAGGAAAATTGACAGTGATTGCACATGTGGCATGCAACAATACTGCTGACAGTAAAGAACTGGCAGCACATGCAGAGTCACTGGGTGTTGACGCAATTGCTGCAATTCCTCCGATTTATTTCCATCTGCCAGAGTATGCGATTGCAGAATACTGGAATGATATTTCCAGTGCGGCACCGAATACAGACTTTGTAATTTATAATATTCCTCAGCTTGCAGGAGTAGCCCTGACTATGCCTCTCTTCCGCGAAATGAGAAAGAATCCGAGAGTAGCAGCAGTGAAAAACAGTTCAATGCCTGTACAGGATATCCAGATGTTTAAAATGGAAGGCGGAGAAGGCTTCGTTGTATTTAACGGTCCGGATGAGCAGTTAGTATCAGGACTTGCTATGGGAGCTGATGGAGGTATCGGAGGTACTTATGCAGTAATGCCGGAACTTTATTTAAAAATCAAAGAGCTGACAGATGCTGGAAAAGTAAAAGAAGCCAGAGAAATCCAGTATGCAGCAGATGCGATTATTTATGCAATGTGCGAGTGTCATGGAAATTTATATGCGGTTATGAAAGAAATCCTTCGTATCCGTGAAAACCTGAACATTGGTGGCGTAAGAAAACCATTACCGGAAATCATCCCGGAAGATATGGAACAGATTAAAAAATGTGCCGGAATGATTGACGAAGCGATTAAAAAATACTGCTAACGAAGAATCGTAACTGTTCAATATTTTCGCAGCTACCCCAAATTATAAAAAGGATGGACTGATTTATGAAGACATTTCTGAGTGTTGACAGGAGGCTTTTGAATCCCCAGGCAATAGAAAATGTGGAACTGAAAGTAGCAGTTCCGACAAAAGATACAAAAAATAATCCGCTATTCATTCAGGACATGCCTTGGGAAATCAGGATTGATAATGGATATCCCAATGTGATTTATGATAGCAGAGAACAGATTTTTCACTGCTATTATACATTATTTATAGAAGATAAAGATACAGAAGGTACTACTTTGCAGGAGCGTACACAGAGAAATTACAGACCAAGAATGGATCGAGTGACTTCTCTGGCGTATGCCCACAGTAAGGATGGAATCCACTGGGAAAAACCTTCGCTTGGTCTTGTAGACTGGCGTGGAAGCAAAAAAAATAATCTTTTGTTCCGATATGCGCATGGAACAGGGGTTATGCTTGATGAGCAGGATAAGGATGCCGGACGCAGATTTAAAATGGTGACTAAAGTTGATGTTCCGGGACATGGAGCGCATATGGCGGTTGGTTTTTCTAAGGATGGAATTCACTGGGGAGAATTGATTCCCTGGCCGGAATATAATCCACAGGCAGACAGCCATAATTTTCCATTCTGGAATGAAGAAGAACAATGTTATATGTTAATTTCCCGTATATGGAAAGACGGAATCCGTGTGACGACCATTAGTCATAGCCAGGATTTTATCCACTGGAGTGAACCTATAGAAATGCTTCGTGGAAGAGGATATGAAAACCAGATTTATTCTATGCCCGTATTTAAAGCACAGGATCTGTATCTGGGTCTGGCATCTATAATTCACGAAGGGGACAGAACAAAAGAAAACTTTGACTGTGTGGATTGCGAACTGGCCTGGTCTGCGGATGGTAAGAAATTTGACTTTGAAGCAATGGATCAGCCGGTAATTCCAAGAGGCACCGGACACTATCCGGATGGAGAATTTGATAATTCCTGTATCTATGCGTCATCACCTGTGATAGATGGACAGAAAGTATGGGTCTACTATATGGGTGGAAATGGACAGCATACAAATTTCCGGGAATCTTCACTGGGAAGAGCATACTGGGAAGTGGATAAATTTGCCTGTTGGACAGGAAGAAAAGAAGGCATTGAAAGCATTCTGACTACAACTACGTTGACTTTAAGCGGAGATTATGTAGAAGTGTTGGCAGATGTAGTTGATACAGAAAAAGACTGGGAGCTTGCAGCTTCTGTTCATCCGGTCTGGACAGAAAATGCTTATGAAGGATTGAGAATAGAAGATGCTGTGGCAGAAAAATCCGGCCGATGGATTCGTATTTCATGGAAAGGGGAAAAACTTCCGGACAAAAGCGGATGCATCCGATTTAAATTTCAAAATTTGAAAATCTGGGCTGTCCGTGGAGAGATGGAATATAAAGGTCATCGCCTCTGGGAAGGCGCAGATATGGAAAACGAAGGAATGTAAATAAAAAAGATATATTAATATCCTGGCAAATAAGAGACATTTAAGTTTCATACCTGTCAGGATATTTTTAGTTTATTCTACTCATATTTAAACTCTCCGCAATGGAGAAATCATATACAGACGGATTTTTCTACAGTTTCTGAGAAGCGAGATAATAAGCCCCCAGAAGTCCGGCAGAATTTCCAAGTTTTGCGCTTGAAATCTGTACATGTGCAAAGCTGGACATAACCATCTGTGGGATTCGTGCGTGAATTTGTTCCAGAATGTAAGGCTGAACCATAATACCACCACCGAGAACTATGCTGGAAGGATTAAAAATATGAATCAGAGTTGCAAGACCAAGTACGATTTCATCAATCCATTTGCTTACAACTTCTTTGATTTCTGGGTGTTCTAAATTAGCAAAAATTTGACGGCCGTTGGTAAGAGACGGGTCTACAGCGGAAACCATTTTTACCAGAGCAGTGGCGGAAGCGTAACGTTCATAACATCCGTCAAATGGGTCTGTGCCGGCGAGTTTTTCTTCTGCGTGGGTAATGATGGCACCAAATTCTCCTGCTGAGAAAGAAGAACCATGGTAAACATGTCTGTTTTCAATGATCGCTCCGCCGATACCAGTTCCGTAGGTAAGGCAGAGAAAAGAATCTTTTCCTTTTCCGGCACCGAAGATGGCTTCTCCGAGTGCTGCGCTGTTGACATCGTTTTCTACTGCGACAGGAACATGGAAGCGTTCCTGAAGGACTTTCTGAAACTGTGTGTCCGTATAATCCGGGATATTGCTGTTGGCATAAATAATATACCCATCTTCAGGATTTACCTGTCCTGCGGTACTGATGCCAATCGCATCGAAAGGAAGATATTGTTCCGCAAGACTGCAGACAGTATTTAGAATATGTGGACCGCCTTTGAAAGCTTCTGTCGGGCATTCTTTAGTTTTTTCGAGATGTCCGTCCTGGCAGATTCCGTATTTGATCGCGGTTCCGCCAATATCAAAGACCAGAATTTTCATAAGAGACTCCTTTCGTTTTTGAGTTTGGTTTTGTGGTATGTTTTTGTTTTTCATAATATCTTTCTTTGAGTATAGCATATGGAAAATGGAAAGTCATTACAAAATGAAAAAAATAGTTTCATAAAAAATAATGATATAAAATAATTTTCAATAACAGGATAAATATACACCATTCTGCCGCAAGAGGAAGCCGTGCATGGAACACCGCATGTGCAGTGAGATTGATGTTTTCCAGTAAATTCGTTTTTGAGTCATTTGACTTTAGAACAGACGAAATTGTACCGGGTAACACCGCTTCTGAGTTTGGATGCTATTATCTGGATGCAAATGAAGCAGTGAAAGCAGAATCCAATAATAGTGAAAACACGTTCTAATATATGCTTGATACGTAACAATAGATGTGTAAGACTCTTATTATAATTGCAAGTAATATCAGAAGAGGACAGGAAGCTGTTTTCGGATATTGTGGATTATAATAAGAGTTTTTATGTATTTTGAAACAGGAAAGGAAAGAAATATAAATGAAATTATTGATAGTACGTCACGGAGACCCTGATTATACCATAGATTCTCTTACAGAGAAGGGATGGAGAGAGGTTGAGTTTCTCTCAGAGAGATTAACAAAACTGGAGATCAGAGACTTTTATGTTTCACCGTTGGGAAGGGCAAAGGATACTGCTTCCCCTACCCTGAAAAAGATGAACCGAACAGCCACAGAATGCGACTGGCTGCGGGAGAATGGCACAGGCTACTGCCCATATTGTGGTATCAGTGGAATACAGGCTGGCGCCTGAACACAGATTTCCGGTACCGTTGGAGGATTGTTATGCTGCAACCAGGGAATTATATACTAATCAGCTGATCATAAATACAGATCCTGAGGAAATTACAATTGTAGGTGATAGTGCAGGGGGAAATCTGGCAGCAGCAGTATGTCTCTTGGCAAGAGACCGGGGCGAATTTATGCCCAGACGCCAGATTCTGATTTATCCGGCACTGGGAAACTGTTATACAGAGAAATCTCCCTTTAGATCTGTGCAGGAAAATGGCAGTGATTATCTTTTGACTGCTGTAAAAATGGAGGATTATCTTAATTTGTATCAAAGTTCACCGTCAGATAGAAATAATCCATATTTTGCTCCGATTGTTGAAGAAAATCTTAAAAATCTTCCGGAAACCCTTATCCTTACAGCTGAATATGATCCTCTCCGTGATGAGGGAGAGGCATATGGAAAGAAGCTGCGGGAAGCCGGAAATCAGGTGGAAATCCGTAGAATAAGCGGTGCATTTCATGGATTTTTTGCGTTGGGATTTAAGTTTTTGCATGTGCAGGAAAGCTTTGGATATATTAATCAATTTCTGAATGCAAGCTATGAAAAAATTCTGCATCTGAGTATAAATGATGAAAAGATAAAGTGACCGGAAGGCGAAAAATATGAGAACAGAATATTCTAATTGGAGAAAACTGGATAATGCAGCTCTGGCATTTCCGCTTGTAACAGGGGAAAATGATACAAGAGTTTTTCGTTTTTACTGTCAGCTGAAGGAGGAAGTGGACAGTGATATTCTTCAGCAGGCTTTGGACAGAACTATGGAGAAATATCCATTGTTTCAGGCAGTATTGCGAAAGGGTCTTTTCTGGTTTTATCTGGAGCACAGCCATATCAGGGCATTGGTAAAACCGGAGACAGAGCCGCCTTGCAGCCGTCTGTATATTCCAGACAAAAAATCCCTGCTGTTTCAGGTGAGCTATTATAAAGAACGAATTAATTTTGAAGTGTTTCATGCGTTGACAGATGGCACCGGAGCCATGCATTTTCTCCAGGAGCTTGTACAGAATTATCTCATTCTGGCCCATCCAAAGGAGAATTTTCCGGAGATAAGAAGGGAGAAGAAAACAGGTCGCGGAAACATAGAGGAAGATAGCTTTTCCCAGTATTATTCTTCAGATATTCCCAAGAACAGGGAGAAGAAAAAAGCAGCTGTAAAGCTGAAGGGAGAGAAGCTGGTCCATTCAGATATGCATATCTCGGAAGTAGTTCTTTCTGTAAAAGAGGTTCATCAGAAGGCCCGTTCCTACGGTGTGTCCATAACAGTGCTACTTACAGCTGTGATGCTCTGTTCTATCCGTGAGGAGATACCAAAGAACCAGCAGAAGCGTCCGGTGACATTGATGATACCTGTAAACCTGAGAAATTATTTTCCGTCTCAGTCCATGACAAATTTCTTTGGATGGATTGAGGTTGGTTATACTTTTTCTGATACAACAACCTTTGAAGAAGTATTGGCGGATGTAAAGCTGCAGTTTGAACAGGAACTGGAAAAAGATAAAATAGCCATGCATATGAATGACTATGTAAGGATTGAGAAAAATATATTTGTCCGTGCCGTTCCTCTGGAAATTAAGAAATATTTTCTGATGATCGGAGCGAATCTGGGAAGCAGAAGTATTACTGCTGTTTACTCTAATATTGGTATTATACGTCTTCCTGAGGAGTATAGAGAATATATCCGGCATTTTGGGATTTTTGCCAGTACGAATTCCCTGCAGATGTGTTCCTGCTCTTATGGAGATGAGATGGTGCTGGGATTTACTTCCCAAATACCGGATGACAGTATTCAGAGAAACTTCCGGAGAATGTTAAGTGAGGAGGAAATTCCCCATAGAGAGTTAAAGAACGATTTTCCCGGCTGCGGCGAACAGCAGAGACTGGAAAGAAAAGAAAATCAGAGGATTGTGCAGACCTTTAGTTTTCTGTGTCTGGCAGTTGCTGCTCATATCTGTGATTGCCATTTTGTAGGATCGGTTTACCGGATGGAGAGGCTGGTCTGTGGATTTTATTCTTCCTTTTGGAGTTTTGTCGGTTCAGTTTTCTGTTCCGGTGATTGCAAGAGTAAACCGTCTGAAACGAGAAGAATATCTGTTTTATCTTGTGCAGGCATTAGCATTCTGACACTGGCAGCATTGTTTATTTTCTGCAAGAAGGATACCTTACGGGAATTTCATAAAAAGCTTAGGATGTAAGAAAAATACAGGGAAGAAAATAGAGGTTATTAGCAGTTAAATATAAATTATAGAATTATATAAGCACATGTTGTTGAGTTTTATAAGACATTAGAGTAGTATATTATACTAGGGGTTGATACTTTGTGTAAATATTATTCTATACATGAATTTTCAAAAATTATAGGCGTATCTGCCCAGACATTACGAAATTGGGATGCCAATGGAAAACTTCATCCGCATCATACTACAGTAAGTAGCTATAGATATTATTCTGATGAGCAACTCAACCAGGTAATAAATGTAAAGCCTAAAAAACGCATTACAATTGGATATTGTCGCGTTTCCAGCCATAAACAGAAAGATGATCTGGAACGACAGATTGATAATGTTAAGACATATCTTTTGGCAAAAGGACAGCCGTTTGAGATAATAAGTGATATCGGTTCCGGGATTAATTATAAGAAAAAAGGACTTCAGGAATTGATCAGGCGAATATCTCAAAATCAGGTTGAAAAGGTTGTTGTTTTATATAAAGATCGGCTATTACGATTTGGTTTTGAGCTGATAGAATATATCGCTTCACTTTATAATTGTGAGATTGAGATTATTGATAATACTGAAAAATCCGAACAGCAGGAACTTGTTGAAGATCTGGTTCAGATAATCACAGTATTCAGTTGTAAATTACAAGGAAAACGAGCGAATAAAGCTAAGAAACTTATCCAGGAACTGATACAGGAGGAAACAGATGGTAAAAGCCATAAAAGTAATGCTGATACCAAACAATGTACAGAAAACTAAGATGTTTCAGTACGCAGGTGCTTCAAGATTTGCTTATAACTGGGCTTTGGCCAGGGAAATAGAGAACTATGAAAAAGGCGGCGGATTCATTTCAGATGCAGAACTCAGAAAAGAATTTACGAAGCTTAGACATTCTGATGAATATGTATGGTTACTGAATATCTCAAATAATGTGACCAAACAGGCAGTTAAAGATGCCTGTACTGCTTATAAGAACTTTTTCAGGGGGTTGCAAAAGTTCCCAAGATTCAAGTCAAAAAAGAGATCTATGCCGAAGTTCTATCAGGACAACGTTAAGATACGCTTCAGTAATACACATGTTAAATTTGAAGGCTTTTCTTCCAGCAGGAAAGCAAATAAACAAAAAATGAATTGGGTAAGACTTGCAGAACCTGGACGTATTCCGACAAATGTTAAATATATGAACCCGAGAATATCCTTTGACGGATTGAACTGGTGGATCAGCGTATGTGTAGAATTTCCTGACTGCAGGGAAACACTTAATGATGACGGAGTCGGCATAGACCTGGGAATCAAAGATCTGGCTGTCTGCTCTGATGGGACTAAGTATAAGAACATCAATAAGAGTCAGAAAGTAAAGAAATTAGAAAAACAGAAACGCAGATTACAGCGTAGTATCTCTCGTTCTTACGAGAAAAATAAGAAAGGGGAAAGTTACTGTAAAACAAATAATGTAATCAAAAAGGAAAAACTTTTATTAAAACGAAATCACAGATTAACAAACATCCGTAAAAATTATTTAAATCAGACCATATCGGAGATCGTAAATCGAAAACCAAGATTTATATGTATTGAAGATCTGAATGTTAGCGGAATGATGAAAAACAGACATTTATTCAAAGCAGTTCAGGCACAGGGATTTTTTTGGTTTAGGAAACAGCTTGAATATAGGTGCAGCGATAAAGGAATTCAGCTTATTGTAGCTGATCGGTTTTATCCATCATCAAAGCTTTGCAGCTGTTGTGGAAACATCAAAAAAGATTTGAAGTTATCTGACAGAGTTTATAGATGTGAGTGTGGGAATATGATTGACAGAGATTTCCAGGCATCTATAAATCTCAAGACTTATGGAGAAAAATTTGCAAGTTGACACTGAAATGTTAATACAAATATGTACGGATACGTTAGTCCGAAATTTACGCCTATGGAGAGTACAAGAACTTGTGAGTAGATTGATATTTATAGCATCAAAAGCATACTCGTTGAAGTAGGAATGGAACATAGAAATTTATAACTTTTTATAAGTTTTCAGTAACGGTTTTACAAAGGACATGAAATACGATTTTACATCAATCATAGACAGACACAATATGGATGCCATTGCAGTAGATGGATTGGGGAATGGACAAATGAGTCCTGGGAAACCGAAGGAGGGATTTGACATCATTCCAATGTGGGTAGCAGATATGAATTTTCCTACAGTGCCGACCATTCCGGAAGCAATCATCGAGCGTGCGAAGCATCCGGCGTATGGATATTTTGCGCCAAGAGAAGAATATTTTCAGTCGATCATTGACTGGCAGACGAAGAGAAATGGTGTGACAGGACTGACCAAGGAACATATTGGTTATGAAAACGGTGTGCTGGGATGCGTCGTTTCTGCACTGACAGCTTTCGCAGCACCGGGGGATGCGGTACTGCTTCACAGTCCGACTTATATAGGTTTTACCGGGTGTATTGGAAACAATGGATTTAAGATGATCCACAGTCCATTAAGGAAAGATGAAAATGGAATCTGGCGAATGGATTTCGAAGATATGGATGCGAAGATTAAAGCTAATAGCATTCATGTGGCAGTATTTTGCAGCCCTCATAATCCTTGCGGACGAGTATGGGAGAAGTGGGAAATCGAGAAAGCAATGGAAGTTTATAAGGCAAATGACTGCGTTGTAATTTCTGATGAGATCTGGTCAGATCTGATCTTGGATGGCTATAAACATATACCGAC carries:
- a CDS encoding ABC transporter permease; translated protein: MIKYILKKLLQMIPMLLVISLIVFLGLRATGIDPITYMVSMEVQAQSPEIVEQLRENLGLNDPLIVQYFNWLKQIVTGDLGYSFGGQSIASIVAVRLPYTLELSGYALVFSTIIGVAIGIFSAARQNGVVDYVGRVFAVLGQAVPQFLVGIILIQIFSIKLGWFPSANRVSPDATNKIYDAFIHLFLPVLTLTIGMVAVLMRYARNTMLDVMNSDYIRTARSKGIPEWKVYMKHGFRNAMKPVLIIVMFRIPVLIGGSVVIESVFSYPGIGLTMTNAIVSNDYPTVMVITLIIAAVMLICSFMVDVLNALLDPRVRLSE
- a CDS encoding ABC transporter permease, which codes for MENTKTVSIKKQNKSAASSLMKKNIRKFMRNKLAVLGLVIVVAMTVASIMSMVLKVDYSTPDLQNMKVGPGTNGHILGTDTIGRDLFARVLFGGCYSIFIGVFSSIMSGIIGAVLGAVAGYFGGRADKFLVRVSELFQTFPQLVLVMMLVAISGTRGMANIIMIFTFTGWMTTFRMVRNEFMSIKSETYVKVCEAFGMGRINIMFKQILPNVMTPIIVSTTTNVAVYILQEATLSFIGLGISDQTPTWGNILNAAKSVAVVTNQWWIWVFPGLAITLFVLAINFLGDGIRDVMDAKQQ
- a CDS encoding ABC transporter ATP-binding protein, whose translation is MDNQKIILNVENLNTTFISDKKEIKIVKNVSFQVKRGKALAVVGESGCGKSVTMNSIMRFLGKNAIVKADNIQYNALHDGKVTEYHLESITKPNGSEMRSLRGPDLAMVFQDPMSSLNPVYKVGDQVAEGLLQHNKGMKKAEAREKVLEMFRKLGIPDPEERIDCYPHQFSGGMKQRVVIAIAMICNPELIICDEPTTALDVTIQAQIMELLKSLQVNEGKSIILITHNMGLVAEMADEVCVMYMGRVVEFGSLEDIFDHTSHPYTKALLRSVPVLGLGDNQKLETIPGVTPNPVDLKEGCEFADRCSECMEKCRRGKIPMFEVSIGHKVRCLKYDSYPEVK
- a CDS encoding ABC transporter ATP-binding protein is translated as METEKKEVIFKIKNLKTWFPIKKGLMKKIVGNVKAVDDVSIEVYKGETLGIVGESGCGKSTFGKTVMMLEKPTDGEVLFNYNGEYKDVTKFTKNEMFEFRKKVQMVFQDPYSALNPQKKIYTSFEEPLKTHGVSSVEEREKIMNRVLKMVNIQPDYLMRFPHEFSGGQRQRLCIARALEVTPEVLICDEPVSALDVSIQAQVLNLMKEIQKEMNLTYLFIAHDLSVVQYMSDRIMVMYLGKIVEVADSKALYDEPLHPYTKALISAIPVADIHYKKKRQVLEGEVPSPIHKPSGCAFHNRCPYCMDICKKEDPALRYHGADGHMTACHLYDGSEVNA
- a CDS encoding YhcH/YjgK/YiaL family protein — its product is MIYTDLNNLERYLGMRKHLDTAIHYIKEHSLNDLKKGCNEVDGDFAFINCFEYETLPEEKTFFEAHEKYADIHMVISGEEKMGVSDMSLMTVTAKDEETDSIECHGPVEHYMDLTPGKVLIVFPEDAHKVKIMKDQVTQVRKAVGKVLVTE
- a CDS encoding dihydrodipicolinate synthase family protein yields the protein MKDITKYQGIIPAFYACYDDNGEISPERVEALIRHLIAKGVKGVYVGGSSGECIYQSVADRKLVLEHVMKAAEGKLTVIAHVACNNTADSKELAAHAESLGVDAIAAIPPIYFHLPEYAIAEYWNDISSAAPNTDFVIYNIPQLAGVALTMPLFREMRKNPRVAAVKNSSMPVQDIQMFKMEGGEGFVVFNGPDEQLVSGLAMGADGGIGGTYAVMPELYLKIKELTDAGKVKEAREIQYAADAIIYAMCECHGNLYAVMKEILRIRENLNIGGVRKPLPEIIPEDMEQIKKCAGMIDEAIKKYC
- a CDS encoding ROK family protein, with translation MKILVFDIGGTAIKYGICQDGHLEKTKECPTEAFKGGPHILNTVCSLAEQYLPFDAIGISTAGQVNPEDGYIIYANSNIPDYTDTQFQKVLQERFHVPVAVENDVNSAALGEAIFGAGKGKDSFLCLTYGTGIGGAIIENRHVYHGSSFSAGEFGAIITHAEEKLAGTDPFDGCYERYASATALVKMVSAVDPSLTNGRQIFANLEHPEIKEVVSKWIDEIVLGLATLIHIFNPSSIVLGGGIMVQPYILEQIHARIPQMVMSSFAHVQISSAKLGNSAGLLGAYYLASQKL
- a CDS encoding IS607 family transposase, translated to MCKYYSIHEFSKIIGVSAQTLRNWDANGKLHPHHTTVSSYRYYSDEQLNQVINVKPKKRITIGYCRVSSHKQKDDLERQIDNVKTYLLAKGQPFEIISDIGSGINYKKKGLQELIRRISQNQVEKVVVLYKDRLLRFGFELIEYIASLYNCEIEIIDNTEKSEQQELVEDLVQIITVFSCKLQGKRANKAKKLIQELIQEETDGKSHKSNADTKQCTEN